Proteins from a single region of Thunnus albacares chromosome 16, fThuAlb1.1, whole genome shotgun sequence:
- the LOC122999603 gene encoding galectin-3 isoform X2, translating into MDVSTSSNCQTPTMRSDALCGSYPSSGCAPQANSLWPSQPSGTGFPAWPGQPTQPAPCWSGQPNTPCWPGTQPAPVSVPAPVSVPDPAQVIPSYPAPTSTIVPAQAPTPVPALAPAPGQSCQPCWPGPQCQPPQAPVPVQVPAQVPAQVPTITPAPVPAPGPAPAHSMHPNVPGWPAHPGWPYNPGQSGWPGQHPSMMPPHWLPPTSGPLSVPYNLNLARGAYDKMMMTILGHVKPNAKMFTVNFLRGNDIAFHINPRFSEGGKQVVVRNHKLGERWGTEERDIKGPFPFALGSPFEGNVWLKRWKGLESRLGRRVLDKGSAVLQGDSWR; encoded by the exons ATGGATGTAAGTACCTCATCAAATTGTCAGACCCCTACAATG cGTTCTGACGCTCTGTGTGGCAGCTACCCATCATCTGGTTGTGCCCCGCAGGCTAACAGCCTTTGGCCCAGCCAGCCGTCTGGAACTGGGTTCCCTGCATGGCCAGGACAGCCCACCCAGCCTGCACCATGCTGGTCCGGCCAGCCAAACACGCCCTGCTGGCCTGGGACACAACCAGCACCGGTGTCTGTCCCTGCCCCAGTTTCAGTTCCAGACCCGGCTCAAGTCATACCATCATACCCTGCCCCAACCTCAACCATAGTCCCAGCTCAAGCTCCAACTCCAGTCCCAGCTCTGGCTCCAGCTCCAGGGCAAAGCTGCCAGCCTTGCTGGCCAGGCCCCCAGTGCCAGCCTCCACAGGCACCAGTGCCAGTTCAAGTCCCTGCTCAAGTCCCTGCTCAAGTCCCTACCATAACTCCTGCCCCAGTCCCAGCACCTGGTCCTGCTCCTGCTCACAGCATGCATCCAAATGTACCAGGTTGGCCTGCCCACCCTGGTTGGCCTTACAACCCTGGACAGTCAGGATGGCCTGGACAGCATCCATCCATGATGCCTCCACACTGGCTTCCACCCACATCTGGACCACTA AGTGTGCCATACAACTTGAACCTGGCCCGCGGAGCGTATGACAAGATGATGATGACCATCTTGGGCCATGTCAAACCAAATGCTAAAAT GTTCACTGTGAACTTTCTGAGAGGCAACGACATTGCCTTTCACATCAACCCTCGCTTCAGTGAGGGCGGCAAGCAGGTGGTGGTCCGGAACCACAAACTGGGTGAGCGCTGGGGCACAGAAGAGAGGGATATAAAAGGACCCTTCCCCTTCGCTCTTGGAAGCCCTTTTGAG GGTAACGTTTGGCTgaaaagatggaaagggttggAAAGTCGTTTGGGCAGGCGGGTCCTAGATAAGGGAAGTGCTGTACTGCAGGGAGACTCCTGGAG ATGA
- the LOC122999603 gene encoding galectin-3 isoform X1, which translates to MDVSTSSNCQTPTMRSDALCGSYPSSGCAPQANSLWPSQPSGTGFPAWPGQPTQPAPCWSGQPNTPCWPGTQPAPVSVPAPVSVPDPAQVIPSYPAPTSTIVPAQAPTPVPALAPAPGQSCQPCWPGPQCQPPQAPVPVQVPAQVPAQVPTITPAPVPAPGPAPAHSMHPNVPGWPAHPGWPYNPGQSGWPGQHPSMMPPHWLPPTSGPLSVPYNLNLARGAYDKMMMTILGHVKPNAKMFTVNFLRGNDIAFHINPRFSEGGKQVVVRNHKLGERWGTEERDIKGPFPFALGSPFEMKILCTQETFRVAVNNIPLFEFRHRIRELNQIDRINILHDVVLTYVNVETLP; encoded by the exons ATGGATGTAAGTACCTCATCAAATTGTCAGACCCCTACAATG cGTTCTGACGCTCTGTGTGGCAGCTACCCATCATCTGGTTGTGCCCCGCAGGCTAACAGCCTTTGGCCCAGCCAGCCGTCTGGAACTGGGTTCCCTGCATGGCCAGGACAGCCCACCCAGCCTGCACCATGCTGGTCCGGCCAGCCAAACACGCCCTGCTGGCCTGGGACACAACCAGCACCGGTGTCTGTCCCTGCCCCAGTTTCAGTTCCAGACCCGGCTCAAGTCATACCATCATACCCTGCCCCAACCTCAACCATAGTCCCAGCTCAAGCTCCAACTCCAGTCCCAGCTCTGGCTCCAGCTCCAGGGCAAAGCTGCCAGCCTTGCTGGCCAGGCCCCCAGTGCCAGCCTCCACAGGCACCAGTGCCAGTTCAAGTCCCTGCTCAAGTCCCTGCTCAAGTCCCTACCATAACTCCTGCCCCAGTCCCAGCACCTGGTCCTGCTCCTGCTCACAGCATGCATCCAAATGTACCAGGTTGGCCTGCCCACCCTGGTTGGCCTTACAACCCTGGACAGTCAGGATGGCCTGGACAGCATCCATCCATGATGCCTCCACACTGGCTTCCACCCACATCTGGACCACTA AGTGTGCCATACAACTTGAACCTGGCCCGCGGAGCGTATGACAAGATGATGATGACCATCTTGGGCCATGTCAAACCAAATGCTAAAAT GTTCACTGTGAACTTTCTGAGAGGCAACGACATTGCCTTTCACATCAACCCTCGCTTCAGTGAGGGCGGCAAGCAGGTGGTGGTCCGGAACCACAAACTGGGTGAGCGCTGGGGCACAGAAGAGAGGGATATAAAAGGACCCTTCCCCTTCGCTCTTGGAAGCCCTTTTGAG ATGAAGATCCTGTGCACTCAAGAGACGTTCAGGGTGGCAGTGAACAACATCCCACTATTTGAGTTCCGGCACCGCATCAGAGAGCTCAACCAGATTGACCGAATCAACATCCTGCATGATGTCGTCCTCACCTACGTCAATGTGGAGACACTTCCATAG